A portion of the Desulfovibrio oxyclinae DSM 11498 genome contains these proteins:
- a CDS encoding (Fe-S)-binding protein produces MKKYGKSFKEKAQSLLPSDGNYDMCLTCGLCSSGCPASGLADMDPRKFLRMAALNMEQQLETTPWVWMCTMCQRCTHVCPMNIDIPRLVYHARTRWPREKRPKGIVGSCDVALRTDTGSAMGARPEDFEFVVEDMLEEVKETQPAQADLSVSMNRKGAKFFLNQNSREPMTEPDEMVPLWKILNVVGADWTYSSVGWAAENYCMFAADEEAWESIVRTKVRAVEELGCEVWLNTEUGHEFYAVRAGLKKFGITPSFRLESIIPHYARWIREGRLPVNSDWNTTGVKFTVQDPCQLVRKSLGDDVADDLRFVVKKVVGEKNFIDMHPNRSNNYCCGGGGGALQGGFPEERRAYGLRKFEQIEATGAAYCITPCHNCHSQVHDITDHFGGGWHTVHLWTLICLSLGILGENERSYLGEDLAELGL; encoded by the coding sequence ATGAAGAAATACGGAAAGTCCTTCAAGGAAAAGGCACAGTCCCTGCTGCCGAGCGATGGCAACTACGACATGTGTCTGACCTGCGGCCTCTGCTCGTCCGGCTGTCCCGCCTCGGGGCTGGCGGATATGGATCCGCGCAAATTTCTGCGCATGGCCGCCCTGAACATGGAACAGCAGCTCGAAACCACCCCGTGGGTCTGGATGTGTACCATGTGTCAGCGCTGTACGCACGTCTGTCCCATGAACATCGACATCCCCCGGCTCGTGTACCACGCCAGAACGCGTTGGCCGCGCGAAAAGCGCCCCAAGGGCATCGTCGGCTCCTGCGACGTGGCGCTTCGAACCGACACCGGCTCCGCCATGGGCGCGCGCCCCGAGGATTTCGAGTTCGTGGTGGAGGACATGCTGGAAGAGGTAAAGGAAACGCAGCCCGCACAGGCCGACCTGAGCGTTTCCATGAATCGAAAAGGGGCAAAGTTTTTTCTGAACCAGAACTCTCGCGAACCCATGACCGAGCCGGACGAGATGGTGCCGCTCTGGAAAATCCTCAACGTGGTGGGTGCGGACTGGACCTACAGCTCCGTGGGCTGGGCCGCCGAGAACTATTGCATGTTCGCCGCCGACGAAGAGGCGTGGGAGAGCATCGTCCGTACCAAGGTCCGGGCAGTGGAGGAGTTGGGCTGCGAGGTCTGGCTCAACACTGAATGAGGACACGAATTCTACGCAGTCCGGGCCGGACTGAAGAAATTCGGGATCACCCCCTCGTTCAGGCTGGAGAGCATCATCCCGCACTACGCGCGCTGGATTCGTGAAGGGCGGCTGCCCGTGAACAGCGACTGGAACACCACCGGCGTGAAATTCACCGTGCAGGATCCGTGTCAGCTGGTGCGCAAGTCGTTGGGCGACGACGTGGCCGATGACCTGCGTTTTGTGGTGAAGAAGGTCGTTGGCGAGAAAAACTTTATCGACATGCACCCGAACCGCTCCAACAACTACTGCTGCGGCGGCGGTGGCGGAGCGCTTCAGGGCGGCTTTCCCGAGGAGCGCCGCGCCTACGGGCTGCGCAAGTTCGAGCAGATCGAGGCCACCGGGGCCGCGTACTGCATCACCCCCTGTCACAACTGTCACTCCCAGGTCCACGACATCACCGACCATTTCGGCGGTGGCTGGCATACGGTCCACCTCTGGACTCTCATCTGCCTCTCGCTGGGC